Proteins from one Camelina sativa cultivar DH55 chromosome 8, Cs, whole genome shotgun sequence genomic window:
- the LOC104708858 gene encoding lupeol synthase 5-like isoform X1: MALSDCPQAFSWRFDCMGALPLYIPGHLKEIFDADYPKEMLRFIYCHQSGDYALRERAFQIVPAEASKILGIFDWSGTIPLLPETAICIYVCRFLWDSLHIFVEPFLARWPLNKLVREKALRVAMEHVNDEDANSNYIARSVMYLMDRCLLCATSSDRPGTGFNVWEGSNRETLG; this comes from the exons ATGGCTTTGAGTGATTGTCCTCAGGCGTTCTCATGG AGGTTTGACTGCATGGGAGCCCTTCCATTGTATATCCCAGGACACCTCAAGGAGATTTTTGATGCAGATTATCCAAAGGAGATGCTTCGATTTATCTATTGTCACCAG AGTGGGGATTACGCATTGAGAGAAAGAGCGTTTCAGATCGTACCAGCTGAAGCTTCTAAG ATACTCGGAATCTTTGATTGGTCTGGAACCATCCCGTTGCTTCCTGAAACTGCTATTTGCATTTATGTTTGTAGATTTTTATGGGACTCTCTTCACATCTTTGTGGAGCCTTTCCTTGCAAGGTGGCCGTTAAACAAGCTTGTAAGAGAAAAGGCTCTTCGGGTGGCAATGGAACACGTTAATGATGAGGACGCAAATAGCAATTACATTGCTCGGTCGGTTATGTATCTGATGGATCGTTGTCTTCTCTgcgctacatcttcag ACCGTCCAGGCACTGGGTTTAATGTGTGGGAGGGTTCGAACAGAGAAACATTAG GCTAA
- the LOC104708858 gene encoding lupeol synthase 5-like isoform X2 translates to MGWKQRFDCMGALPLYIPGHLKEIFDADYPKEMLRFIYCHQSGDYALRERAFQIVPAEASKILGIFDWSGTIPLLPETAICIYVCRFLWDSLHIFVEPFLARWPLNKLVREKALRVAMEHVNDEDANSNYIARSVMYLMDRCLLCATSSDRPGTGFNVWEGSNRETLG, encoded by the exons ATGG GGTGGAAACAGAGGTTTGACTGCATGGGAGCCCTTCCATTGTATATCCCAGGACACCTCAAGGAGATTTTTGATGCAGATTATCCAAAGGAGATGCTTCGATTTATCTATTGTCACCAG AGTGGGGATTACGCATTGAGAGAAAGAGCGTTTCAGATCGTACCAGCTGAAGCTTCTAAG ATACTCGGAATCTTTGATTGGTCTGGAACCATCCCGTTGCTTCCTGAAACTGCTATTTGCATTTATGTTTGTAGATTTTTATGGGACTCTCTTCACATCTTTGTGGAGCCTTTCCTTGCAAGGTGGCCGTTAAACAAGCTTGTAAGAGAAAAGGCTCTTCGGGTGGCAATGGAACACGTTAATGATGAGGACGCAAATAGCAATTACATTGCTCGGTCGGTTATGTATCTGATGGATCGTTGTCTTCTCTgcgctacatcttcag ACCGTCCAGGCACTGGGTTTAATGTGTGGGAGGGTTCGAACAGAGAAACATTAG GCTAA